GTCACGGTTCCGTCCGCGTCGACGAGACTCGTCGTCGTGCCGCTACCTTTGTCGACCGGGTAGACGAGCAGGTCGCCGTCGCCGTTCTCGACGAGGCCGGCAGCCAGCAGCCGGCGGCGACCCTCTTCGGAGCGCTCCCGGACGACCATCTCGCCGGTGACGGTCGCGGTGGCGGGTTCGGGGAGGCCCGCAGCGTCGCGGATCTGCGGTGCGACGAACGTCCGGAAGATCGTCAGCGCAGAGACCGGATAGCCCGGCAGGCCCACGTACGCCGCGTCGTCGAGTTCACCGACCAGCATCGGCTTCCCCGGCTTGATCGCGGTCCCGTGCAGGAGGAGCGTCCCCTGGGCTTCGACGACGCTGTAGATCACGTCGACGGCGCTGGCGCTCGTCGATCCCGACGAGAGGACGAGATCACACTCCGTCGCGGCCCGCCGGAGCAGTCGCTCCATGGCCTCGTAATCGTCGCCGACGTGGGGGTACAGCTCCGGCGCGCCGCCGGCCTCCGCGACGGCCGCGGCGATCGTGTAGCTGTTCACGTCGTAGATCTGTCCGGCCTGGCTCTGGAGGGGTTCGCCCGGACGGACGAGTTCGTCGCCCGTCGAGAGGATACCGACCGTCGGCTTCGCCCGGACCGGCACCTCGTCGACGCCGAGCGCGGAGAGGAGTCCGATCTCGCGGGGAGTGAGCCGCGTTCCGGGGCCGAGCGCTCGGGTCCCTGCCGCGATGTCTGCCCCCGAGAGCATGACGTTCTGGCCGGGCGTGACTGCGGTTCTGATCTCGACGCCCTCGTCGGTCGTCGTCGTCCGCTCGACGATCACGACCGCGTCGGCACCGTCGGGCATCACCGCGCCGGTCGAGACCTCGACCGCCGTTCCGGGTTCGACCGAGACCGTCGGTCGCTCACCGGCGTGGACCGCGCCGGCCAGCGAGAGCGTCACCGGGCTCGCCCCGTCGGCGTCGAAGGTGTCCTCGGCCCGGACCGCGTACCCGTCCATGCTCGCCCGATCGAACCCCGGCACGTCCAGCGTCGCGTCGATGCGCTCGTCGAGGACGCGCCCGCGAGCTTCGTCGAGGGGGACCGTCTCGGCCCCGGGATCGATGTCGAGGCCGTCGACGACCTCGTGTGCGCGCTCGGGCGTCGCGAGGTCACGGAACTCCTTGCGGTCGCTCACGGCGACCACTCCCAGTCCTCGACGGCGACGGTCCGACCCGCGTCGTACCCCTCGCTGTCTTCTGGAACGACGACCCAGCCGTCCGCCAGCGCGACACTGGAGAGGACGCCGGCACCGCTCGCTCTGGTCGGTGTCGCCGTCTGCTCGTCGCCCTCGCCATCCAGCCGGACCCGGACGAACGAGCGCGTCCCGATCTCGCTGGCGACCTTTCGCTCCAGTCGGGCCTCCGTCACCGGTGGCTCGCGCTCGGGGAGGTGTGCGAGCGTCTTGAGGGCCGGCCGGAGCAGCTGGACGGCGTTGACGATCGTCGCCACCGGATAGCCCGGCAACACGAGGATCGGCGTCTCCTCGACGCGGCCGACGGCGACCGGGTGGCCGGGCTTGAGCGCGACGCCGTGGACGGAGACGGACCCGAGATCGTCGACGACCGCCGGCAAGAGATCCCGCTCGCCGACCGAGGAGCCGCCGGTCGTCACGATCAGGTCGTGGTCGAGGTCCCGCTCGATTGCCCTCTGAAGCGCTGCCTCGTCGTCGGTGACCACGTCGCGGTACGTCGGTTCCCCTCCCCACCGCCGGACGTACTGAGCGACGGTCTGGCCGTTCGTCTCGACGACTTCGCCCGGTTCCGGATCGGACTGGACGAGTTCCTCGCCCGTCGGGACGACGCTGATCCGCGGGCGCTCGAACACCTCGACGGTCTCGACCCCGAGTGCCTTCAGCAGTCCCAGATCGGAGGGCCGGAGCTGGTGGCCGGGATCGAACAGGTGCTGTCCTTCCCCGACGTCGTCACCGACCGGCCCGACGTTCTGGCCGCTGGCGACGGCGTCGAACACCTCGATCCACCCGTCGTCGGCCTCGACCTGCTCGACCCGTACGACCGCGTCGGCACCCGACGGCAGTTCGCTCCCGGTGTGGACGCGGCGGGCGGCGTTCGGACCGACCGACTCCGATCGCTCCAGTCGGACCGGCGACCGGCGTGTCGCTCCGAACGTGTCCTCGGCCCGGACGGCGAAGCCGTCCATGGCCGCGCGCGGATAGTGTGGCACCGGCCGCCGAGCCGTGTGTTCGCTCGCGAGTGCCCGGCCGTCGGCGTCCGCGATCGGCACGTCCTCAGTTCGGGACACCGGCGACAGCGAGTCGAGCAGCCGCTCGCGGGCCGGCCCGAGCCGCGTCTGCTCTCTGAATCCGACGCCCCGAGGGTCGTCTGTCATACTCGAACACAGGCCGCCGGAGGGCAAAAAGCTACGACTTCGCGAGCCCGCCCGCACAGCATTCTGCCGGACGCCGTCCGGTCGACCGGGCAAACGGCGATCGGAGTTCGGATCAATCCTCGGTGTAGGCGTAGGGGGCGCGGTCGCCTTCCTCGTCGCGGTACTCCTCGTTGCGTTCCCAGCCGTCCTCGGTCTCGACCACGTACTCGCCGTAGTAGGGGACGCGGCCGGCCACGGTCGCCCGGAACGCCTCGCGCATGCGAGACTTCGTCTCGCCGATCGACCGGAGGTCGTCGTTGCGGTTCAGACAGCCCTTCAGGTAGCCGTCGTGGGTGAGTCGCACCCGGTGGCAGTTCGCACAGAACGTCTCGTTGCCCACCGGGTCGACGATCTCGACCATCCCCTCGCGATCGCCGTCGTCGCTCGCGACGAAGTACCGCCGCCGGTCGTGCATCTGGCGGCGCTCGATCCGGTCGGCCTCGTCGGACAGCCAGTCGTGGACGCGATCGATGTCGATCGCCCACTCCGGGTGGCCGGCCAGTTCGGGCATGTACTCGATGAGCTGGAGGCGAAGCCCCTCGTTCTCGACGACGTGATCGACCATCTCCGGGACGTATCCCGCCGTCGGCTCGAACACGACCATGTTGATCTTCACCGGGGCGAGTCCCGCGTCGACCGCCGCCTCGACGCCCTCCAGCACGCGGTCGTACGCGCCGCTCTGAGTGAGTTCGGCGAACGCCTCCCGGTCGAGCGCGTCCTGGGAGATGTTGACCCGTTCGAGTCCGGCGTCGACGAGTTCGGTCGCTCGCCCGGGCAGGTAGGTCCCGTTCGTCGTCAGCGACACCGTCATCTCGTCGGGCGTCCGTGCGACGATCTCCGCGAGGTCCTCTCTGAGTAGCGGTTCCCCGCCGGTGAACTTCACCGAGTCGACGCCGAAGTCGGCGGCCACTTCGAGGAAGTCGACGACCCGATCCGTCGAGAGCTCGTCGTCCTGGGCCGCCAGTGGCCCGCGCGTGTCGCCCAACCCCTCGTTGTGGCAGTAGACACAATCGAAGTTACACCGATCGGTCAGCGAGACGCGGACGCCCGAGACCTCGCGACCGAACTCGTCTGACAGCATTCGAGTTGAGACAAGGCGTTCGAGACGCATAAGTGACGTTGGTCACCGGTACGGGATCGTTCCCGCCCGGCGGGAATCCCACGGGCGGCGTCGTACTGTCGGCTGTCCGTCCGTGAGAGCCAACAGTCACATACGGACTCTTGTCGGTGCTTACCGGCAATCGTCGCCACGGGGGACGATCACCGTGAAACTGCGACAAGAATCCGTCTCAATCCGAACCCGCAAGCGTCGACAACAGTTCGACGACGTACTCGACCTCGTCGTCGACGATCGTGTGGCCCATCCCCTCGTAGAGTCGCGTCTCGACGGTGGCTCCGAGGCGCTCGAACACGTCCGCGGACTCGGTGACGCGGGTCTCCGGAATGTGCGGGTCGGAGTCGCTACAGCCGAAGAAGGCCGGCGTCCCGTCGAGTTCTCCGTCGTGGTCGAAGTCCATCCCGAGCGGTCCGATGAGTCCGCCGCTGAAGGCGACGAGTCCACCGTACGCGCGGGGGTTCCGGGCGACGTACTCGCTGGCGAGACAGGCACCCTGGGAGAACCCCATCAGGACGATCTGCTCGTGGTCGAGGCCGGCTTCGAGGGCTCGTTCGATCGTGTCTGCGACGACGCCCAGTGCGGCGGTGAGGTGGGGTTCGTTGCTCTCGATCGGGTCGACGAAGCGGTTGGGGTACCAGCTCCCGCGCTGTGCCTGCGGTGCGAGATACGCGACGCCGTCGACGTCGATCTCGTCTGCGAGCTGGAGGAACCCCTCGGCTCTGGCCCCGCGGCCGTGGATCATCACGACGGCGACCCTGGCGTCGTCCAGCGGAGTGCCCGCGGTGTGGACCGGCTGATCGGCGTGTGGCTCACTCATCTGTCGGCCCCGGCTGTCCGTGTCGGCGTGGTTCTGTGTCGTGACATGGTGTGTTGCCGTCGCGGTGACGGACGTACGACGACGTAGGTCGCCGAGGGCCAAAGGTCTGTGCTGACACCGATGTCACCGCAGGGCCGCTACTGGAGCGCCAGGACGGACTCGTCGGGCGCAGCGAACAGCTCCTTGACCCGATCGACGCCGTCGCCGACCTCCGAGCGGTTCTCCAGCAGGACGGTCTCGCTGGGGAACAACTGCTCTCCCAGTTCGAGCCCGTGGTCGCGGGCGGTCGAACCGGTCACGGTGAGGTAGACGCCCAGCCCGGCCTCGGCGATGGCGGCCTCCTCTTCCTGTCCGTTCTCGGGGTAGACGAACTCGATGTCTCGCAGGGCGTCCGTGCCGATGACGGCCTCGACCAGCCGCTCGTAGCGCGGCGAGATACAGAGCTCGCCCTCGTAGGCACGGAGGAACTCACGAGCGAGATCGTCGGGGAGCGACTCGCGCACCGCCGGGGTTCCGAGCAGCGTGTGATACACCGTATCGCCCATCCCGGTGACGACGCGAACGTCCGTGTCGACCGGATCGATCCGCTCGTTGATCGCTGCGATCTCGGTCAGGGGGTCGTCCCGCAGCTGTACGACCTCTTCGAGAACGAGGTCGGCACTGTCAAAGCCCAGCGCGAACTCGTGTTTGCGCAGCGACCGGAACGGCTCCTCTCGACCGACCAGACGCAGGTCGATCCCGTCGACCGGGACCGTCAGGCTATCGAAGACGACGCGTCGGGGCATCCCCTCGCGGTCGTCTCGCAGGAGCGTGTACTCGGGTCTGGTCGGGTCGTCGAGGTCGCTGTACGCCGCGAGACGATCGTACACCGGCGCGTCGGGTGTGGCGTCGTCCTTGGTGATGGCCTTCTCGTAGCGCAGCGTCGAGATCACGTCGTCGGCGATCTCGGTGAACGCTGCCGTCGTCGCCAGCCGTTCGAGCACGGCCTCCAGCGGGCGACCCTTGCGTGGAACGGCCACGCTGATCGTCGTCATTACGATGGCACAGACGATGGGGGAGTAAAACGAGTCCGGTTTCACACCGGCGTGTGTCTCCGTGTCGAGACGTTCGCCGCTCCGGAATGAGCGAAACGGAAGGCGGCCAGTCGCGTCAGTCGCCGCCGCCCCCGATGACCGACGAGAGCTGTTCGCGCCACTCTTTGAGTTCGGCGATCTCCTCGTCGATCTCTTCGATCTGGCTCTCCACGCCGGCGTCGGCCATCTCCTCGCGGATCTCTTCGAGGTCGTCCTGGACGCCTTCGAGGGTCGACTCCAGCTCCGATACGTCGTCTGTCACGTCGTCGACGCTCTCGTCGATCTGCTCGACGCCGTCGGCGAGTCCGTCGATCTGAGCGCCGTTCTCGGCGGCCGTCGACTTGACCGACGCCAGCTCGGATTCGAACTCCTCGACCTCGGAGCGGAACTGCTCGACCTCGGACTCGAACTCGTCGATGAGCTGTTCGCCCGTGCCGTTCTCGTCGAGGAACTCTTCGAGTGCGTCGGTGTACGCGACGACGTCGGAGACGTCTTTCTGGAGCTTGTCGATCCGGGCCGTCACGGAGCCGTCGTCGCTCGCGAGGTCGAAGGCCTTCCGGAGGATCTGGACGTCTTCCTTCCGGACCTCGTTGTTCCGGAGTTCGTTCGCCATCGCTGCGACGAGGCTCCCACCCTCGACTTCGACGCTGCTTGCGGTCCCGTTGTTGGCCGCCTGCTGGGCCGATTCCGCGTCCTCGGCTGCCTCCTCGGCGTCGCCGTCTGTCTCTTCGGGAGCGCGTTCGGCGGCACCGCGGTGTTGACCCTCGTTGTTCGGGTCCTTCAGATCGAGGGTCTCGATGTCCTCGTCGTCGGACTCTTCGAGCCCCGGAACGCTGTCGGCGTCGCCGCTGATGACGTCTTTGACGGCGTCGGACCCTTCGCCGACCAGTTCGCCCCCGTCGTCTTCCAGCGGTGGGTCGATGCGGTCGATCCGGGGTTCGGTGAGGAACTGCTCGACGTTGTCGGTGCCGGTCGCACGGATACCGTACACCGTCGTGTACTCCGAGTCCGCTTCGAGTTCACGCTCGAACGCGATCTCGTCGTCGTCGATCGTCCAGAACTCGCTCCCGTACTCCGGGTGAAAGCCCAGATCCTCGACCGCCACGTCCTCCGGAACCACGTCGGTCAGCCGCACGGTCACCGGTTCGGTCCGACTGGACGCGAACTTGAACGCGATGGCAGGCACCGGGAACTCGTCGGCCTCGTACCGTTTGGTGACGGTCACCCCATCGGAGGCCACAGTAATCTCCTCGTACGCCTGAGAGTCACTCATGTCTCGAATAGCGTCGAGCGAGAATATTAAAGATACGTATTGACTAGCTTATTACTTCTGCGTGCTGGTAATTTACCCCAGGTCGATCCGGTCGCCGATCTCGACGATGTCGAGAGTGGCCGGAGCGGGGAAGCTGTTGACGTGGTTGTGCAGCACCGTCGGCTCCGTCGTCATGCCCTTCCACATGTCCCAGTGGGTCGGGACGAGCGTCTCAAGCTGGAGTTCGTTCGCGGCTTCGACGATCATGTTCTCGTCGTTGTACCACTTCGTGCGTTCGGGTTCGCGGGTCTCCTTGTCGGGGATCATCCCGACGGTACCGAACGCGAGGACGCCCACGTCGATGTCGTAGGACTCGCCGACGGGCTCGAACGCGCCGGGCCGCGCGTCGCCGCCGTGGAAGAAGGTTCCGGCGTCGTGTTCGAAGACGTACGAGACGGGGTGGTCGGCGTCGGGGTCGTTGGCGGGTTCGACGTGGACGGTGAGATCACCGACCTCGAAGGTGTCCCCTTCACCGATCTCGCGGAGCTGTTCGTCGTCGACGTCCCACGCTTCGGTCCAGTTTTCGTCCGAGACTACGTCGTGGCTCGCGTCGGTGCCGTAGAACGTGGCTCCCGTCTCGGCGAGGATCGGTGCCTGGCTCGGGCCGTGCGTGTGGTCCGTGTGTTCGTGGGTCGCGAGGACCGCGTCCGCCTCGCGCACGTCGTCGGGATCGAACGGGACCGGGATCATCCGGACCGTCCGCGGCGGATCGCCGATACCGAGATACGGGTCGATGTAGACGACCGCGCCGCCGCTGGACTTGAGCACGAAGCCGTTACAGCCCAGATACCAGATCGCGAGTCCGTCGGGATCCGCGTCTTCGACCGCGCGAACGAGCCAGTCGCCCCAGTCGGAGTCGACAGTCATGGTTGCACGTGTCGCGAGCGGCCGCTAAGTCCTTGCGAAAGCGGGCGACGGCCTAGAGCGAGACGGCGGACTTGCCCGAGAGGGACTCGGGCACGACGACCGTGGCGGTGGTCTCGCCGCCAGCCTGGGTGGTCAGCCTGATCTCGGCGGACGATCCCTCAGTGAGGTCGCCGCTGACGAGTTTCCCGTTCAGGTCGCCTTCCTCTGCACTGTCGGGGACCGAGTCGGTCTGGAATCTGATGATCGCCCGGTCGGCCTGGTCGTTGAGGGCGTTGCTGTTCGAGATCGAGTCGTCGTCGTCCTGTAGCGTCGACGTGATGAATCCGGCGTCACCGCTCGATCCGCCCGATCCCTCGGCCGCCGTGTAGCTGAGGACGTTGTAGCTGCCGCCCGACGAGACCCACTGGGCGGTCGTCGTCGACAGGTCCACGTTGCCCGAGCCCGGCGCTCGCTTGACGGTCACGTCGACCGTCGTCACCTCGAAGCCCTCGCCGTCTTTCACGATGTCAGTTCCAGCGATGTCGACGACCTGGAGGCGGTTGGTCACCTGCTGGCTGCTCTGTTGGCCGCTCTGTTCTGCGCTCGTCTGGAGAAAGCCCGCGGTGTTG
Above is a genomic segment from Halomicrobium sp. LC1Hm containing:
- a CDS encoding MBL fold metallo-hydrolase; its protein translation is MTVDSDWGDWLVRAVEDADPDGLAIWYLGCNGFVLKSSGGAVVYIDPYLGIGDPPRTVRMIPVPFDPDDVREADAVLATHEHTDHTHGPSQAPILAETGATFYGTDASHDVVSDENWTEAWDVDDEQLREIGEGDTFEVGDLTVHVEPANDPDADHPVSYVFEHDAGTFFHGGDARPGAFEPVGESYDIDVGVLAFGTVGMIPDKETREPERTKWYNDENMIVEAANELQLETLVPTHWDMWKGMTTEPTVLHNHVNSFPAPATLDIVEIGDRIDLG
- a CDS encoding molybdopterin biosynthesis protein — its product is MSDRKEFRDLATPERAHEVVDGLDIDPGAETVPLDEARGRVLDERIDATLDVPGFDRASMDGYAVRAEDTFDADGASPVTLSLAGAVHAGERPTVSVEPGTAVEVSTGAVMPDGADAVVIVERTTTTDEGVEIRTAVTPGQNVMLSGADIAAGTRALGPGTRLTPREIGLLSALGVDEVPVRAKPTVGILSTGDELVRPGEPLQSQAGQIYDVNSYTIAAAVAEAGGAPELYPHVGDDYEAMERLLRRAATECDLVLSSGSTSASAVDVIYSVVEAQGTLLLHGTAIKPGKPMLVGELDDAAYVGLPGYPVSALTIFRTFVAPQIRDAAGLPEPATATVTGEMVVRERSEEGRRRLLAAGLVENGDGDLLVYPVDKGSGTTTSLVDADGTVTVPADTAFLDAGEAVTVELFSPDVRPPSVLCAGDSDPVVSQLLDGLDNPRFLPVGTHEALRRLRAGIPDVVVAAGPTGESADAVELGGWTREWGLVVPAGNPDGIEGVPSLIDGDGSMVNLATGFGLRTSFDAHLDALADEREVTRSELTADISGYDLTTSGDESPARAVAAGDADAGLGLRETATALELDFVSLGRQRVRVLTTPDRRDKPAVERLAEAIDEVDRSEFAGFD
- a CDS encoding archaellin/type IV pilin N-terminal domain-containing protein, whose protein sequence is MQQSGQRERASDRGQVGIGTLIVFIAMVLVAAIAAGVLINTAGFLQTSAEQSGQQSSQQVTNRLQVVDIAGTDIVKDGEGFEVTTVDVTVKRAPGSGNVDLSTTTAQWVSSGGSYNVLSYTAAEGSGGSSGDAGFITSTLQDDDDSISNSNALNDQADRAIIRFQTDSVPDSAEEGDLNGKLVSGDLTEGSSAEIRLTTQAGGETTATVVVPESLSGKSAVSL
- the moaA gene encoding GTP 3',8-cyclase MoaA; the protein is MLSDEFGREVSGVRVSLTDRCNFDCVYCHNEGLGDTRGPLAAQDDELSTDRVVDFLEVAADFGVDSVKFTGGEPLLREDLAEIVARTPDEMTVSLTTNGTYLPGRATELVDAGLERVNISQDALDREAFAELTQSGAYDRVLEGVEAAVDAGLAPVKINMVVFEPTAGYVPEMVDHVVENEGLRLQLIEYMPELAGHPEWAIDIDRVHDWLSDEADRIERRQMHDRRRYFVASDDGDREGMVEIVDPVGNETFCANCHRVRLTHDGYLKGCLNRNDDLRSIGETKSRMREAFRATVAGRVPYYGEYVVETEDGWERNEEYRDEEGDRAPYAYTED
- the glp gene encoding gephyrin-like molybdotransferase Glp, giving the protein MTDDPRGVGFREQTRLGPARERLLDSLSPVSRTEDVPIADADGRALASEHTARRPVPHYPRAAMDGFAVRAEDTFGATRRSPVRLERSESVGPNAARRVHTGSELPSGADAVVRVEQVEADDGWIEVFDAVASGQNVGPVGDDVGEGQHLFDPGHQLRPSDLGLLKALGVETVEVFERPRISVVPTGEELVQSDPEPGEVVETNGQTVAQYVRRWGGEPTYRDVVTDDEAALQRAIERDLDHDLIVTTGGSSVGERDLLPAVVDDLGSVSVHGVALKPGHPVAVGRVEETPILVLPGYPVATIVNAVQLLRPALKTLAHLPEREPPVTEARLERKVASEIGTRSFVRVRLDGEGDEQTATPTRASGAGVLSSVALADGWVVVPEDSEGYDAGRTVAVEDWEWSP
- a CDS encoding alpha/beta hydrolase, coding for MSEPHADQPVHTAGTPLDDARVAVVMIHGRGARAEGFLQLADEIDVDGVAYLAPQAQRGSWYPNRFVDPIESNEPHLTAALGVVADTIERALEAGLDHEQIVLMGFSQGACLASEYVARNPRAYGGLVAFSGGLIGPLGMDFDHDGELDGTPAFFGCSDSDPHIPETRVTESADVFERLGATVETRLYEGMGHTIVDDEVEYVVELLSTLAGSD